One genomic segment of Thermus thermamylovorans includes these proteins:
- a CDS encoding MFS transporter codes for MLPHLAYALGALGLTLPGQAFGTYLAFYYLDHLGLAAGAFALARLVFSVWDAVNDPLFGYLSDRTRTPWGRRRPWLFLGLPFLLLAFYLTFSVPEAFRQGAALFWYCLGVILFFETFAALTWVNHAALFPELFRGEGARARANAWRQAFYFVGLAVSIALTPLAYTALGFSGMALLYGALGGLLVLLFLLSVREDPEARRPEPLPLLPAFRHTLLNRAFWVYSLAALFFFFAVGLFAAAMPFYAKYALGLGPEATALLFGAVLLAALPSVFLWARLAGALGPKRAWLWALGLLALGAFLLLFPQSLAQALPVGVVVGAGFGGVLVLGDVLLAEVIDRDARATGRRREGVYYSVYGFINRLSGPLQAGAFALLTPLFGYVSGESPGPNPEAAFRFLMGVLPCLAALLALALGRRFPYGARG; via the coding sequence ATCCTTCCTCACCTGGCCTATGCCCTGGGCGCCCTGGGCCTCACCCTGCCGGGGCAGGCCTTCGGCACCTACCTGGCCTTCTACTACCTGGACCACCTGGGCCTGGCCGCCGGCGCCTTTGCCCTGGCCCGCCTCGTCTTTTCCGTGTGGGATGCGGTGAACGACCCCCTTTTCGGCTACCTCTCCGACCGCACCAGGACCCCCTGGGGCCGCAGGCGGCCCTGGCTTTTCCTCGGCCTCCCCTTCCTCCTCCTCGCCTTCTACCTCACCTTCAGCGTCCCCGAGGCCTTCCGGCAGGGGGCGGCCCTCTTCTGGTACTGCCTTGGGGTGATCCTCTTCTTCGAAACCTTCGCCGCCCTCACCTGGGTGAACCACGCCGCCCTCTTCCCCGAGCTCTTCCGGGGGGAGGGGGCGCGGGCCAGGGCCAACGCCTGGCGCCAGGCCTTCTACTTCGTGGGCCTGGCGGTGAGCATCGCCCTCACCCCCCTGGCCTACACCGCCCTCGGCTTTTCCGGGATGGCCCTCCTTTACGGGGCCTTAGGGGGGCTTTTGGTCCTCCTCTTCCTCCTCTCCGTGCGGGAGGACCCCGAGGCCCGCCGCCCCGAGCCCCTCCCCCTCCTCCCCGCCTTCCGCCACACCCTCCTGAACCGGGCCTTTTGGGTCTATTCCCTGGCCGCCCTTTTCTTCTTCTTCGCTGTGGGGCTTTTCGCCGCGGCCATGCCCTTTTACGCCAAGTACGCCCTGGGCCTGGGGCCCGAGGCCACCGCCCTCCTCTTCGGGGCGGTGCTCCTCGCCGCTTTGCCCTCGGTCTTCCTCTGGGCCCGGCTGGCCGGGGCCTTAGGCCCCAAGCGGGCCTGGCTTTGGGCCCTGGGCCTGCTGGCCTTGGGGGCCTTCCTCCTCCTCTTCCCCCAAAGCCTCGCCCAGGCCCTCCCCGTGGGGGTGGTGGTGGGGGCGGGGTTCGGGGGGGTCCTGGTCCTGGGGGATGTGCTCCTGGCCGAGGTCATCGACCGGGACGCGAGGGCCACAGGCAGGCGGCGGGAAGGGGTGTACTACAGCGTCTACGGCTTCATCAACCGCCTCTCCGGCCCCCTGCAGGCGGGGGCCTTCGCCCTCCTCACCCCCCTGTTCGGCTACGTGAGCGGGGAAAGCCCAGGGCCCAACCCCGAGGCCGCCTTCCGCTTCCTCATGGGGGTCCTCCCCTGCCTGGCGGCCCTTTTGGCCCTCGCCCTGGGGCGGCGCTTTCCCTACGGGGCCAGGGGTTAA
- a CDS encoding glycoside hydrolase family 36 protein, translating to MRARFGGLEVPLQAGALEPLPGDYLLRGGEVRAFPPFRGEAFFRHGWQSWSLAAWVDPREPPKPLLPEERRPQADDPFLLEAGAWWGSGLGALRAPGGEVLLLGALDLGARVLGREDLLLGRYASGEGRWFLAYGPEAEVFAAYARLLPRRLSGRPPRVWCSWYSFFTEIGEALLLQVLEEVAGLPFEVFQVDDGWQRALGDWEANGRFPRGMAFLAERIREKGLRAGLWLAPFLVTAESPLYRERPEWLLRDGEGRPLPAGFNWGKPLYALDSGNEEVLDHVAGLVREVRAWGYDYLKLDFLYAAALPGAEGEGRYRRAMERIREEAGDAYLLFCGAPILASLGLADGLRVGPDAAPYWDNEDRTLWLHDPTGPGLRNAIRTTFHRLWLGENVQVDPDVVYFRNRFALLREEERRLQEGMAHLTGFKATSDPPSWLTPEERERLFAFLSQDQRVKPLGPHRFQVGEEVLDYGPVL from the coding sequence ATGCGGGCGCGGTTTGGGGGCCTCGAGGTGCCCCTCCAGGCGGGGGCCCTGGAGCCCCTTCCCGGGGATTACCTCCTCCGGGGAGGGGAGGTGCGGGCCTTTCCCCCCTTCCGGGGGGAGGCCTTCTTCCGCCACGGCTGGCAGAGCTGGAGCCTGGCGGCCTGGGTGGACCCCAGGGAGCCCCCCAAGCCCCTCCTCCCGGAGGAGCGCCGTCCCCAGGCGGACGACCCCTTCCTCCTGGAGGCGGGGGCCTGGTGGGGGAGCGGCCTGGGGGCCCTGCGCGCCCCCGGGGGGGAGGTCCTCCTCCTGGGGGCCTTGGACCTGGGGGCCAGGGTTTTGGGCCGGGAGGACCTCCTCCTGGGCCGGTACGCCTCCGGGGAGGGGCGCTGGTTTTTGGCCTACGGCCCGGAGGCGGAGGTCTTCGCCGCCTACGCCCGCCTCCTCCCCAGGCGGCTTTCCGGCAGGCCCCCCAGGGTCTGGTGCTCCTGGTACAGCTTCTTCACCGAGATCGGCGAGGCCCTGCTCCTCCAGGTGCTGGAGGAGGTGGCGGGGCTTCCCTTTGAGGTTTTCCAGGTGGACGACGGCTGGCAGCGGGCCCTGGGGGACTGGGAGGCCAACGGGCGCTTCCCCCGGGGCATGGCCTTTTTGGCGGAGAGGATCCGGGAGAAGGGCCTGCGGGCGGGGCTGTGGCTCGCCCCCTTCCTGGTGACGGCGGAAAGCCCCCTCTACCGGGAGCGCCCCGAGTGGCTCCTGCGGGACGGGGAGGGGAGGCCCCTTCCCGCGGGGTTCAACTGGGGGAAGCCCCTCTACGCCCTGGATTCGGGCAACGAGGAGGTTTTGGACCATGTGGCGGGCTTGGTGCGCGAGGTGCGAGCCTGGGGGTACGACTACCTGAAGCTGGACTTCCTCTACGCCGCCGCCCTCCCCGGGGCCGAGGGGGAGGGGCGGTACCGGAGGGCCATGGAGCGGATCCGCGAGGAGGCAGGGGATGCCTACCTGCTTTTCTGCGGGGCTCCCATCCTGGCCTCCTTAGGGCTTGCCGATGGGCTCAGGGTGGGGCCGGACGCGGCCCCCTACTGGGACAACGAGGACCGGACCCTATGGCTCCATGACCCCACGGGGCCGGGGCTTAGGAACGCCATCCGCACCACCTTCCACCGCTTGTGGCTTGGGGAAAACGTCCAGGTGGACCCCGACGTGGTCTATTTCCGCAACCGCTTCGCCCTCCTGCGGGAGGAGGAACGGCGCCTGCAGGAGGGCATGGCCCACCTCACCGGCTTCAAGGCCACCTCCGACCCGCCCTCCTGGCTTACCCCCGAGGAGCGGGAACGGCTTTTCGCCTTCCTGAGCCAGGACCAGAGGGTAAAGCCTCTTGGCCCCCACCGCTTCCAGGTGGGGGAGGAGGTTTTGGACTATGGGCCCGTTCTATAG
- the galT gene encoding galactose-1-phosphate uridylyltransferase, with protein sequence MGPFYRRHHQKPDGRELILYGLKPLEEPPLAELQEAFAPAPHLRYHPLRREWVVYAPHRQERTFLPPEAHCPLCPGREGGFPTEIPFPTFQVAVFQNRFPSFLPDPPPPPEGLPVPVGRALGRAEVVVYTPSHTGSLATLPEEARLLLAWVWRDRYRALYALEGVRFVMPFENRGEAVGVTLHHPHGQIYAYPFVPPLLERESEAFRERPVLLELFPHLEPYRVDGEEGFLAFVPPFARYPFEVWVAPLERHPGPWTFSEGEMAAFARLLGRVVARYDALFGEPFPYVMVFHAAPLGEERTFHFHVEFYPPKRTGDKLKFLAGTELGAGTFVVDALPEETARRLREAL encoded by the coding sequence ATGGGCCCGTTCTATAGGCGCCACCACCAGAAGCCCGACGGGCGGGAGCTCATCCTTTACGGCCTGAAGCCTTTGGAGGAGCCTCCTCTAGCCGAGCTCCAGGAGGCCTTCGCCCCTGCCCCCCACCTCCGCTACCACCCCTTGCGGCGGGAATGGGTGGTCTACGCCCCCCACCGCCAGGAGCGCACCTTCCTGCCCCCCGAGGCCCACTGCCCCTTGTGCCCCGGCCGGGAGGGGGGCTTCCCCACGGAGATCCCCTTCCCCACCTTCCAGGTGGCGGTCTTCCAGAACCGCTTTCCCTCCTTCCTCCCCGACCCGCCCCCGCCCCCTGAGGGGCTTCCCGTCCCGGTGGGAAGGGCCTTGGGCCGCGCGGAGGTGGTGGTCTACACCCCAAGCCACACGGGAAGCCTGGCCACCCTCCCGGAGGAGGCGAGGCTCCTTTTGGCCTGGGTCTGGCGGGACCGGTACCGGGCCCTCTACGCCCTCGAGGGGGTGCGCTTCGTCATGCCCTTCGAGAACCGGGGGGAGGCGGTGGGGGTGACCCTGCACCACCCCCACGGGCAGATCTACGCCTACCCCTTCGTGCCCCCCCTGCTGGAGCGGGAAAGCGAGGCCTTCCGGGAAAGGCCCGTGCTCCTGGAGCTTTTCCCCCACCTGGAGCCCTACCGGGTGGACGGGGAGGAGGGCTTCCTGGCCTTCGTCCCCCCCTTCGCCCGCTACCCCTTTGAGGTCTGGGTGGCCCCTCTGGAGCGCCACCCGGGGCCCTGGACCTTCTCCGAGGGGGAGATGGCCGCCTTCGCGAGGCTTCTTGGCCGGGTGGTGGCCCGCTACGACGCTCTCTTTGGCGAGCCCTTCCCCTACGTGATGGTCTTCCACGCCGCCCCCTTGGGGGAGGAGCGCACCTTCCACTTCCACGTGGAGTTCTATCCTCCCAAGCGGACCGGGGACAAGCTCAAGTTCCTGGCGGGCACGGAGCTCGGGGCGGGCACCTTCGTGGTGGACGCCCTGCCGGAGGAGACCGCCAGGCGGCTTCGGGAGGCCTTATGA
- the glpK gene encoding glycerol kinase GlpK, translated as MKCLLALDQGTTSSRAFLFTLRGEPVALAQRPFRQLYPRPGWVEHDPLEIWESQLWAAREALKEAGVGPEAVAAIGIANQRETTLVWERATGRPLHNAIVWQDRRTAPLCQELKEEGLEPLFRERTGLLLDPYFSGTKLRWLLENVPGLRERAERGEALFGTVDTWLLYRLTGGRVYATDPTNASRTLFFNLHTLSWDEELLNLLRIPGAMLPEVRPSDGDFGETLSELLGAPIPIRGVLGDQQAALFGQGALEVGQGKCTYGTGAFLLLNAGEAPVASPGGLLATVAWSLSGKPTYALEGSVFMAGAVVGWLRDGLGLIRESAEVEALAREVADSGGVYLVPAFTGLGAPYWDPHARGAILGLTRGTTWAHLARAALEGVAFQVRDVAQAMEAAGVALKELRVDGGMVRNDLFLQIQADLLGVPVLRPEVTETTALGAALMAGVGAGALDLEGVKGAWILEASFPPRMSLERRQALHQGWRRAVERTLGWAREEG; from the coding sequence ATGAAGTGTCTCCTCGCCCTGGACCAAGGCACCACCAGCAGCCGGGCCTTCCTCTTCACCCTCCGGGGGGAGCCGGTAGCCCTGGCGCAGCGGCCCTTCCGCCAGCTCTACCCCAGGCCCGGCTGGGTGGAGCACGACCCCCTGGAGATCTGGGAGAGCCAGCTCTGGGCGGCCCGGGAGGCCCTAAAGGAGGCGGGCGTGGGGCCGGAGGCGGTGGCGGCCATAGGGATCGCCAACCAGCGGGAGACCACCCTGGTCTGGGAGAGGGCCACGGGACGGCCCCTCCATAACGCCATCGTCTGGCAGGACCGGCGCACCGCCCCCCTGTGCCAGGAGCTCAAGGAGGAGGGGCTGGAGCCCCTCTTCCGGGAACGCACCGGGCTTCTTTTGGACCCCTACTTCTCCGGCACCAAGCTCCGCTGGCTCCTGGAGAACGTCCCCGGGCTAAGGGAGAGGGCTGAGCGGGGCGAGGCCCTCTTCGGCACCGTGGACACCTGGCTCCTCTACCGCCTCACCGGGGGGCGGGTGTACGCCACGGATCCCACAAACGCCAGCCGCACCTTGTTTTTTAACCTGCACACCCTGTCCTGGGACGAGGAACTTCTAAACCTTCTGCGCATTCCTGGGGCTATGCTCCCCGAGGTGCGCCCCTCGGACGGGGACTTCGGGGAAACCCTTTCCGAGCTTTTGGGAGCCCCCATCCCCATCCGCGGGGTGCTGGGGGACCAGCAGGCGGCCCTCTTCGGCCAGGGGGCCCTGGAGGTGGGCCAGGGGAAGTGCACCTACGGCACCGGGGCCTTCCTCCTCCTGAACGCGGGAGAAGCCCCCGTGGCCTCGCCCGGGGGCCTCCTGGCCACGGTGGCCTGGAGCCTCTCGGGGAAGCCCACCTACGCCCTGGAGGGGAGCGTCTTCATGGCGGGGGCGGTGGTGGGGTGGCTCCGGGACGGCCTGGGGCTCATCCGGGAGAGCGCCGAGGTGGAGGCCCTGGCCCGGGAGGTGGCGGACTCAGGGGGTGTGTACCTGGTCCCCGCCTTCACCGGCCTGGGGGCCCCCTACTGGGACCCCCACGCCCGGGGGGCGATTTTGGGCCTTACCCGGGGGACCACCTGGGCCCACCTGGCCCGGGCGGCCCTGGAGGGGGTGGCCTTCCAGGTGCGGGATGTGGCGCAGGCCATGGAGGCGGCGGGGGTGGCCCTCAAGGAGCTGCGGGTGGACGGGGGTATGGTCCGGAACGACCTCTTCCTGCAGATCCAGGCGGACCTCCTGGGGGTGCCGGTCCTGAGACCCGAGGTCACGGAGACCACCGCCCTGGGGGCGGCCCTGATGGCGGGGGTGGGGGCGGGAGCTTTGGACCTGGAGGGGGTGAAGGGGGCTTGGATCCTGGAAGCTTCCTTCCCTCCCCGTATGTCCCTGGAACGGAGGCAGGCCCTGCACCAAGGCTGGCGGCGGGCGGTGGAGCGGACTTTGGGCTGGGCGAGGGAGGAGGGATGA
- a CDS encoding glycerol-3-phosphate dehydrogenase/oxidase, translating to MTPSREELWEHLKEPLDLLVIGGGATGAGVLWEATLRGLRAALVEAGDFASGTSSRSTKLLHGGVRYLELAVRRRDRRQLRLVADALRERRVVLDLAPHLARPLPLLTPLFRPLELPYYGLGLKLYDLLAGRRQLAPSRYAPPKEVRALFPDLPPTLGGVLYWDGQFADHRLNLALVLSALERGAVALNHAEATGFLRKGGRVQGAAVRDRLTGKEVEVYAKAVVNAAGPQADRVRHLLDPHLPPLLTPSSGAHLVLDYPLQVGLLLPRTRDGRVLFLLPYRGKALLGTTDLPAEAAACPLPREEEVAYLLEEVRPYLGDLSGRVRAAWAGLRPLVGQGETRLLVRDHLILEERGLYTLTGGKWTTFRLMALDLLERLARDLSLSLPPSESHRTPLVGSGPRPALPLPKEVVEHLWATYGALAPRVAALGERPLLPGLPYLEGEVAWAVRAELARKPLDVLARRLGLALLDQKGAEAALPRVVDLMAPLLGWGEEERRARLEEARRCLPALC from the coding sequence ATGACCCCAAGCCGGGAGGAGCTCTGGGAACACCTCAAGGAGCCCCTGGACCTCCTGGTGATCGGGGGCGGGGCCACGGGGGCCGGGGTGTTGTGGGAGGCTACCCTGAGGGGCCTGCGGGCCGCCTTGGTGGAGGCCGGGGACTTCGCCTCGGGCACCAGCAGCCGCTCCACCAAGCTCCTCCACGGGGGGGTGCGCTACCTGGAGCTGGCGGTAAGGCGCCGGGACCGCCGCCAGCTGAGGCTGGTGGCGGACGCCCTGAGGGAAAGGAGGGTGGTCCTGGACCTCGCCCCCCACCTGGCCCGCCCCCTCCCCCTCCTCACCCCCCTCTTCCGCCCCCTGGAGCTCCCCTACTATGGGCTCGGCCTCAAGCTCTACGACCTGTTGGCGGGAAGGAGGCAACTGGCCCCAAGCCGCTACGCTCCTCCCAAGGAGGTGCGGGCCCTCTTCCCCGACCTGCCCCCCACCCTGGGGGGCGTGCTCTATTGGGACGGGCAGTTCGCCGACCACCGCCTGAACCTGGCCCTGGTCCTCTCCGCTCTTGAGCGGGGGGCGGTGGCCCTGAACCACGCGGAGGCTACGGGCTTCCTCCGGAAGGGGGGAAGGGTGCAGGGGGCGGCGGTGCGGGACCGGCTCACGGGGAAGGAGGTGGAGGTCTACGCCAAGGCGGTGGTGAACGCCGCCGGCCCCCAGGCGGACCGGGTGCGCCATCTCCTGGACCCCCACCTGCCCCCCCTGCTCACCCCCTCTTCCGGGGCCCACCTGGTCCTGGACTACCCCTTGCAGGTGGGCCTCCTCCTGCCCAGGACCCGGGATGGCCGGGTCCTCTTCCTCCTCCCCTACCGGGGGAAGGCCCTCCTGGGCACCACCGACCTCCCCGCCGAGGCCGCGGCCTGCCCCCTGCCCCGGGAGGAGGAGGTGGCCTACCTCCTGGAGGAGGTGAGGCCCTACCTGGGGGACCTCTCGGGCCGGGTGCGGGCGGCCTGGGCCGGCCTGAGGCCCCTGGTGGGGCAGGGGGAGACGAGGCTTCTGGTGCGGGACCACCTCATCCTGGAGGAGCGGGGCCTCTACACCCTCACCGGGGGCAAGTGGACCACCTTCCGCCTCATGGCCCTGGACCTCCTGGAGCGCCTGGCCCGGGACCTCTCCCTTTCCCTTCCCCCCTCGGAAAGCCACCGCACCCCCCTCGTGGGCTCGGGGCCGAGGCCGGCTCTTCCCCTCCCGAAGGAGGTGGTGGAGCACCTCTGGGCCACCTACGGCGCCCTGGCCCCCCGGGTGGCCGCCCTGGGGGAGAGGCCCCTCCTCCCCGGGCTTCCCTACCTGGAGGGGGAGGTGGCCTGGGCGGTGCGGGCGGAGCTCGCCAGGAAGCCTCTGGACGTCCTGGCCCGCAGGCTGGGCCTGGCCCTCCTGGACCAGAAGGGGGCGGAAGCGGCCCTGCCCCGGGTGGTGGACCTGATGGCCCCCCTCCTGGGCTGGGGGGAGGAGGAGAGGAGGGCCCGGCTGGAAGAGGCCAGGAGGTGTCTGCCGGCCCTTTGCTGA
- the ftsH gene encoding ATP-dependent zinc metalloprotease FtsH: MPQRINPFTLIFLLLLGYLVYTAFTGPPAPTVSYTEFRELVRQGKVAEVTLEETRLQALLKEPERFPTPQGGSQVTRRFTVPLPPPAVADRDLLPFLEAQGVRIVTKPPSLWPQVLLYVGPTLLLILFFFWFFMRAQGGAGQVMQFGQSRAKLYGKEKQVSTTFKDVAGHEEAKRELMEVVDFLKDPKKYLDLGAEIPKGVLLVGPPGTGKTLLARAVAGEAGVPFFSVSASEFMEMFVGVGASRVRSLFEDARRNAPSIIFIDELDSIGRKRGAGIGGGHDEREQTLNQILSEMDGFEKDTSVIVLAATNRPDILDPALLRPGRFDRQVVVGLPSLEERKEILLVHMRKKPVDEGVDPLELAHLTPGFSGADLKNLVNEAALLAAREGAKRIRKDHFQKALDKIVLGLERPTLKLSEEERRAVAYHEAGHAVVGEVLPHADKTEKVSIVPRGMALGARWSKPEERVLVSREHLMDELSVLLAGRAAEELFTGTVTTGAQDDFKRATALAKRMVLDWGMGAHFRNIAWGSDSGPVFLGEEIAKKKDHSEETARLIDQDIRAILDEAYERAQGVLREHQEAMHRIAEELLREETIPGERVRAILKEAEEAQPVQRAAEE; this comes from the coding sequence TTGCCGCAGCGGATCAACCCTTTCACCCTCATCTTTTTGCTCCTTCTGGGCTATCTGGTCTATACCGCCTTTACCGGCCCTCCGGCCCCTACGGTCTCCTACACCGAGTTCCGGGAGCTGGTCCGGCAGGGGAAAGTGGCCGAGGTGACCCTGGAGGAAACCCGCCTCCAGGCCCTGCTCAAGGAGCCGGAGCGCTTTCCCACTCCGCAAGGGGGGAGCCAGGTGACCCGGCGCTTCACCGTGCCCCTGCCCCCGCCCGCCGTGGCGGACCGCGACCTCCTGCCCTTCCTGGAGGCCCAGGGGGTGAGGATCGTCACCAAGCCCCCTTCCCTCTGGCCGCAGGTCCTCCTCTACGTGGGCCCCACCCTACTTCTCATCCTCTTCTTCTTCTGGTTCTTCATGCGGGCCCAGGGCGGGGCGGGACAGGTGATGCAGTTCGGCCAGAGCCGGGCCAAGCTCTACGGCAAGGAGAAGCAGGTCTCCACCACCTTCAAGGACGTGGCCGGGCACGAGGAGGCCAAGCGGGAGCTCATGGAGGTGGTGGACTTCCTCAAGGACCCCAAGAAGTACCTGGATCTGGGGGCGGAAATCCCCAAAGGGGTCCTCCTGGTGGGCCCCCCGGGCACCGGCAAAACCCTGCTGGCCCGGGCGGTGGCGGGAGAGGCCGGGGTGCCCTTCTTCTCCGTCTCCGCCAGCGAGTTCATGGAGATGTTCGTGGGGGTAGGGGCCAGCCGGGTGCGGAGCCTCTTCGAGGACGCCCGGAGGAACGCCCCCAGCATCATCTTCATCGACGAGCTGGACTCCATCGGCCGCAAGCGGGGCGCGGGGATCGGCGGGGGGCATGACGAAAGGGAGCAGACCCTGAACCAGATCCTCTCGGAGATGGACGGTTTCGAGAAGGACACCTCGGTGATCGTCCTGGCCGCCACCAACCGCCCGGATATCCTGGACCCCGCCCTCCTGCGCCCCGGGCGCTTCGACCGCCAGGTGGTGGTGGGGCTGCCCTCCCTGGAGGAGAGGAAGGAAATCCTCCTGGTCCACATGCGGAAAAAGCCCGTGGACGAGGGGGTAGACCCCCTGGAGCTCGCCCACCTCACGCCGGGCTTCTCCGGGGCCGACCTCAAGAACCTGGTGAACGAGGCCGCCCTCTTGGCCGCCCGGGAAGGGGCCAAGCGGATCCGCAAGGACCACTTCCAGAAGGCCCTGGACAAGATCGTCCTGGGACTGGAGCGGCCCACCCTGAAGCTTTCGGAGGAGGAAAGGCGGGCGGTGGCCTACCACGAGGCGGGGCACGCGGTGGTGGGGGAGGTCCTGCCCCACGCGGACAAGACGGAGAAGGTCTCCATCGTGCCCCGGGGGATGGCCCTGGGGGCCAGGTGGAGCAAGCCGGAAGAGCGGGTCTTGGTCTCCCGGGAGCACCTCATGGACGAGCTCTCCGTCCTCCTGGCGGGCCGGGCGGCGGAGGAGCTCTTCACCGGCACCGTGACCACCGGGGCCCAGGACGACTTCAAGCGGGCCACGGCCCTGGCCAAGCGCATGGTCCTGGACTGGGGCATGGGGGCCCACTTCCGGAACATCGCCTGGGGCTCGGATTCGGGGCCGGTCTTCCTGGGGGAGGAGATCGCCAAGAAGAAGGACCACTCCGAGGAGACCGCCCGCCTCATCGACCAGGACATCCGCGCTATCCTGGACGAGGCCTACGAGCGGGCCCAAGGGGTGCTCCGGGAGCACCAGGAGGCCATGCACCGGATCGCCGAGGAGCTCCTGCGGGAGGAGACCATCCCCGGGGAAAGGGTGCGGGCCATCCTCAAGGAGGCGGAGGAGGCCCAGCCCGTGCAGCGGGCGGCCGAGGAGTAG
- a CDS encoding tetratricopeptide repeat protein: MRGVLEALHQGDYDTAIERLTRKALFGSRAEAKEALLLLAEVHSLYGEEGLERAHRALEEAYELGGLELDPLYRALLGELLAQEGRDEREVLPLFLPTEDPRARYHQAQALFYLGRFEEVLRTLKEGLPAFLAWRAEGLRGRALERLGHPAEAALAYERGAELALGVERYWLLLDAAAMWLEAGEAERALLALEEAAEAVGEEPVEDAATRHYLLARAHLLLENPNRALEEVREALRLEEEGGHKAYGTPLLEGQILLRLGRYPEGMDAFQEALRRAEGGERGHVLHEMAVAALDQGAYLEAEAHLQALLREEGYPYRAQALADLAEALYRQGRYGEAEEAAKAAIEEGVEAAGELILGHVAYDLMHLEEALLHYRKAAEVAEEGSREWVGAQEMVVDTLAQLGYRSPEEILARAEAVLPYVHPGDEWHQALLAYRERAGAILREGRRPN; the protein is encoded by the coding sequence ATGAGGGGGGTCCTCGAGGCCCTGCACCAGGGGGACTACGACACCGCCATCGAGCGCCTCACCCGCAAGGCCCTCTTCGGGTCCAGGGCCGAGGCCAAGGAGGCCCTCCTTCTCCTGGCGGAGGTCCACAGCCTCTACGGGGAGGAGGGGTTGGAGCGGGCCCACCGGGCCCTGGAGGAAGCCTACGAGCTGGGGGGGCTGGAGCTCGATCCCCTCTACCGCGCCCTCCTGGGGGAGCTCCTGGCCCAGGAGGGCCGGGACGAGCGGGAGGTCCTCCCCCTTTTCTTGCCCACGGAAGATCCCCGGGCCCGCTACCACCAGGCCCAGGCCCTCTTTTACCTGGGCCGCTTCGAGGAGGTGCTGAGGACCCTGAAGGAGGGTCTCCCTGCCTTTCTGGCCTGGCGGGCGGAGGGGCTAAGGGGACGGGCCCTGGAGCGCCTGGGCCACCCCGCGGAGGCCGCCCTCGCCTACGAGCGGGGGGCGGAGCTCGCCCTGGGGGTAGAGCGGTACTGGCTCCTCCTGGACGCTGCCGCCATGTGGCTGGAGGCAGGGGAGGCGGAAAGGGCCCTTCTGGCCCTGGAGGAGGCGGCGGAGGCGGTGGGGGAGGAGCCCGTGGAGGACGCCGCCACCCGCCACTACCTCCTGGCCCGGGCCCACCTCCTCCTGGAGAATCCCAACCGGGCTCTGGAGGAGGTGCGGGAGGCTTTGCGCCTGGAGGAGGAGGGGGGGCACAAGGCCTACGGCACCCCTCTGCTGGAGGGGCAGATCCTCCTCCGCTTGGGCCGCTACCCTGAGGGCATGGACGCCTTCCAGGAGGCCCTCAGGCGGGCCGAGGGGGGGGAGCGGGGGCATGTCCTCCACGAGATGGCCGTGGCCGCCCTGGACCAGGGGGCTTACCTGGAGGCGGAGGCCCACCTTCAGGCCCTTCTCCGGGAGGAAGGCTACCCCTACCGGGCCCAGGCCCTGGCCGACCTGGCCGAGGCCCTCTACCGCCAGGGGCGCTATGGGGAGGCGGAGGAGGCGGCAAAGGCGGCCATAGAGGAGGGGGTGGAGGCTGCCGGGGAGCTCATCCTGGGCCATGTGGCCTACGACCTCATGCACCTGGAGGAGGCCCTCCTCCACTACCGGAAGGCGGCGGAGGTGGCCGAGGAGGGGAGCCGGGAGTGGGTGGGGGCCCAGGAGATGGTGGTGGACACCCTGGCCCAGCTGGGCTACCGCTCTCCCGAGGAGATCCTGGCCCGGGCCGAGGCCGTTTTGCCCTACGTCCACCCCGGCGACGAGTGGCACCAGGCCCTCCTGGCCTACCGGGAGCGGGCGGGGGCCATCCTGCGGGAGGGCCGGCGGCCCAACTGA